The following are from one region of the Bacillaceae bacterium S4-13-56 genome:
- a CDS encoding HypC/HybG/HupF family hydrogenase formation chaperone has translation MCVGVPAKVIEINGYEAKVDVMGSTMKVGIIFVPEVQLGEFVIVHAGQAMSIVDEEHAKLSMEEWGKYYDARNTEDIL, from the coding sequence ATGTGTGTAGGTGTTCCGGCAAAGGTTATTGAGATAAATGGATATGAGGCTAAGGTTGATGTTATGGGTTCAACCATGAAGGTGGGCATCATTTTTGTTCCTGAAGTTCAATTGGGAGAATTCGTCATAGTGCATGCAGGGCAAGCAATGTCAATCGTAGATGAAGAACACGCCAAGCTGAGCATGGAGGAATGGGGGAAGTACTATGATGCAAGAAACACAGAAGACATACTCTGA